In Drosophila miranda strain MSH22 chromosome XR, D.miranda_PacBio2.1, whole genome shotgun sequence, the genomic window AAATCCCCAACGCCAGAGCGACCTATGCAACCGCATTACAGTCGCCAGAGTCCCGAGGGCGTCAGCTCGACGGAGAGCGAGCGGGAGGATGGGCAGTCGCCTAAGTCGCAGGTGCAGCAGCCGCATGGAAACCAGCAGCGGGCGGCGGCGCATGTGCATCGCGGCGGGAGCCTGAACAGCAACAAGACGTCCAACTCGTCGCTGGGCTCTAACAACAgtgccagcaacaacaagacCATCTTCAATCGCACGATGAAGAAGGTTCGCTCGCTGATCAAAAAGTAAGCCAAACCGTAAGCCAAGCAAAGccaaaacgttgagcaaagcGAAGCTGTCTTGACGCGTCACTCGCTACTTCCACTCATCTAGTTTAGTATTTCGCTCACTAAGTGCCTGTTACTCGCTACTCGTTGCATTTGTGCCATCTAAAACCGAATCTCATGCCTTCTTCATACTCATACTCACGTCTAATCCTACCCCTGGTCCCCACACAACTCTCTGTCTCTCCACTCGCTGTacttctctgtctctctctctctctggtgtTGGTACTCTCGCTAGCAAATTATCGCTCGCCACTCGTTGTTTATACTCGTTAAGCTAAGCCATCCACTAAAACTCGCCTGCGTTGCCAAAAGCAAAACCGAACGTCCCTCCTCCCAccatctttctctctctctctctctctcgctctagAAAGTCTATTTGCCTTGTGATTAGTTGTTGATTTTTGGTAAATTAACTAATTATCTTTTGTGACAAATGAGAAAGCGAATTTAAACTGCAATTGATAAACTAATTTATGAGAAAACAAACCACAAAACAACATTAACGACTGCATAACCACGAAACCTAATTTATaaaccaacaaacaaaaaaagaagaaacaaaAATACAATAGAAACACACCCTGTATGTAATATTCTATTTATAgttaatatattttttaaaatattttttttatttgttcttGTAACCGTCCGcaaaaaaagtttaaaaaaaaagaagaaaaaaataatttaaaaccAATTAAGTGGCTTGAAACGAACCTATTTAAGTGATATTTAAACGATAAACGAAActgaaatttatttaaatgcaAAATTTACATAACAGAAACAAATGCTGTACAATACTTAATTTTTAGCatattttaattgattttttttgcaatatacatacatatatatttaatatttaaatagtGCCTACAAATTGGCCTACTAAGTGCCTCGAAACGATTTAATTTAAAACAAAACCAGAAAGAAAACGCAAGAGAAAAGAACAACCACTACAAAtcaaaaagaataaaaaatGTGAATTAATAAAATGAAATGTGTATTATTTCCACCTGCCACCTGCCCCCTGTCCACCTGCTTTATCAGTCCATCTGACATCTTTCCATCTCTCATATGCATGTTCTCATTCCtctttttgtttcgtttcgttttttgtttcgttttgtgTCTTGTTTTTGTGCTGCTAACGGAATTTCGATTAgcttttatttgattctttctcCATTTGTATATTTTCTCTctatttctttcttttcttcCACTCTCTTTCTCGCTATCTGGATTCTGTTTTGCAGACCATGAGAGCAAAATTGGCTACTGCTGCAATTCGTTGTAACTGTTGTTATCCCTGTGACTGTACTCCCGCCCGCCCACGCAcaccacacacaaacacacaaaaatcaAACCACCCACAACTGCGAATCGACTTCGATCAGCACACTCATCGAAACCCCCATCTCCTTAGGTGATGTGATCGACGGCCTCCCACCACCCCCCCAGCATCAGCTGTCTCGACAACAAGCCACATTCATATTGTTATTTATtatgaaacaaataaaacagATCAAGAAACACCAATAACATTAGCTATAAATGTGTATATAAACCATGATAAGTCCATGTTAACTGTAAGCCTAATGCGACTCTCCTTACCCCCTTCAATGCACAAAACAGCAACGAACTGGACGACGAAGAGCTGTCGGGCATAATTCTGGCCAAGGCTACTTCCCCAAATGCTGGACGCATGATATTCTGGTAGCACTCCACATACACTCCACTCCCACTCCAGAGCAATTACTCAACGAATTTTACCACGACGAAACTGTATATAAAACGAATCAaagaataataaaaaatattctAACGAAACAACATTTGAAACTTCCAGCAGGCTTGGCAACTCTACTGAGCTGTGTTTCAGTGCTGTAAGCCGTACACCTAAACCGTAAAAGTAGGCCTGTTTTTGTCCATTATTTTGCTACGTTGGTTTCATTTTCTTTTCGTCATTTCGTCTCACAAACTTATCTAGACACATCGTTTTTTgaacagaacaaaaaaattCCGTAAACCGAACTGAAATAAGTTTCAAAATTACAATGGCAAAAAATATAGCAGATATAATAGCCCACGAGCCAGCTGATGCCTTTATTTTCAAGGGGCCGTTCGACAAGACCTTCAAGCGCACTCTGGTTATTCGCAGTCTGACCGATAAGGATGTCGCGTTCAAGATGAAGACAACCTCGCCAGAATTGTTCTGTGTTCGCCCGAACGTTGGGATACTTTCTGCCAAATCGTCGGTCAACATAAAAATTTACATGCAGCCGACGACGTTGTCTCTGACCCCGAACCTGTTTGAGAAGCGTCACAAATTCCTTATTTTGGCTAGCGAAGTTACAGATCACGTGGCTGATGTGCACCAGTTCTTCAGGGGTCTGGACCCGACTAACGTGTGGGAAGGCAGGGTCCGTTGCGAGTTGACTAACAATTTGGACGCGTCCATCCGCCACACTGCTGGTGGAGAGACAACTGAAGTGTCCGAGCGTGTGTACGACGCCCTGGCTGCCATCAAGCTGGAGCTGCAGGACAATGATATCTTACAGAAGAGAGTTGCTAGTCTTGAGAAGGTGCGTCAGGACTTGACACAGGAAATCAAGGAATTACGTGACCCTACTCAGAAGGGGAAAAAGGTCAGCAAACTGCTTCGCCGGCGTTCTCCTAACAGGTACATGTTTTTGGCCGGACTTCTCATCGTCGGTGCCATCATATTCTTTGGTACTTACGGCAATGCAATGCTAAAACTTTTTGAGCAAGCTTTCTGAAGAACTGTTctgtaaaagaaattaaaaatgtgttttttttaaatgagtttattttcgtttttttgtaTACTTTTGCCATATAAAACTCGTGGAATtcccatacatacataaactAAAATTTTGCGAAAATCCCCACAATCTCTCATGCAACAACAACATTTAAATGGTGCTTTAAGTGGCGGCCTAACAGCCGAATTTTTCCAAATTTTCTATCGATAAGTCGTGACTCTGTCGTAATTAATGCTGCCagacacatacatacatatatacaaaaaattgtgtcggttagattttctttttttgaaaaaataCACTGACCGACTGATTTTTCAATGAAAATTTTTCAATAATGAATGATAGGCACCTTTtgtatttaaaattaaaacaaaattgTCACATATATCAAAATGATCAATAGCAAATCCAAGCTGACGCATACATATGTTGATATATGTACACCAGAAAGAGCAGCAGCGTTCGAGTTTCTAGCGTTGCTGCTCTTTCTGGTGTTGTTTCTATTGATTAGAAATTACAGCTGTGCTGCTCTTTCTTGTGTTGTTGATTTACGTTATgttatattattattacataaataaatgtatgtacataacaAGCATTCATAGAGCTGCCTGCGTCTGTTATTCTCTCATGTGCGTTGTCTCCCCTATTGGGCTGTCCGTTATTCTTTTCGTTTATACACGGTCCTCGAGGTATTTAGGACACGGCGGTAGCGGAAAGCCAGAGCCGAAGACCCTGGAGACCCTGTTGAAAATCAACTGAAAACCGATGATCCCAGCTTTCAATAGAGATTACGAATTGTTTTTTCCTTCTGAGTGCATATTTCATGATCTATTTCTCCGGATAAGCGGATCGAGCTCTTTACCTTCACTTTTCCGTGCCTTGCGCCGCTCTGGTGATTTTCCCCTCTCTGCCCACAAACTGTGTGCCGCGATAACCTTCTCATACCCCGTCAGGTAAAGTTATTAAGCTATTATTTaatcatttactttatttaacTCCTCCTTTCTTTTTAGCAGGACGTGCTCTTGCGTGCCCGTGGACACCGATATGCCCACCATCTTTTACCAGGGGCTTCACCCTTCTGGTCTTCCGGTTCATATGAGCGAGTATACGGCTGTCCACTCCAGCCGCCTGACCGGTTGAAATCTCAAACTCCTCGCAGGCTCCTGCGCAGGGGGCCACGACGCCGAGAGCCCCTCAGGACCTGCTTCCTGTCGCGAGCTGCGACCTGTGGCCTGTGCGACCTTTGGGTCCGGACACTACCACGCTGTTTTCTCCTCCGCCGTAGCTCCTCTTCTTTTTGGGAGGCCCAAAGGATGTGCACCTAGCTGGACTGTGGCAGCCATTGGCTGTCCTGCTGTGTCGCTGAGTCGACAATGTGGCGTCCTGTCCACTGCAGCAGGGACCAGTGATCGACGCCGAAATGTTTGGTTCACGCCCACGGGAAATAATATCAGCAACCCCTTTTTCATTTGCCGCTGAATCAAACGCTGGGATTTAGCATCGAGACGCGTGAGTGAATAAGTATATAATTATGGAtctattttaaaatatatcttCCTTCACAGAGGACTTATGTACCCAACGCTTTGCCACAAGCCTGATACGACTATCCGATTGCGCCCCACCAGACGGAGACCTATCCAAGCATTACCGAGGCGTATTCGAGACAGACTGAGTCCTATTCCAGACAGAGAGAATCTTATCCCAGCAAGACAGAAGCACACCCCTTGCAAGATCCGAAGCAATCCATCGTCATCCTTCGACCTGGCCATCGAAAACAAGGACTTAGACTATGGCAACCAAGGGAGGAGCTATGCGGGCTACTAGACTCTAGATAGATCTTGTTGTTGTTAAGATTAAGGATATGGAATTCCATTCATTTAGATAGTAGATACAAATTGTTTCCGCTTGTTCATTTATTTATACTAAGCTAAGTTTTGATGAATAAAACTattgaaaaaaaaatcatCCTTGCGAAGAATCAGGATATATGACTGGGTGGGATTGTTTGGGGCCTTCCCAAAGGATCTATATCCCTGAGATATAGCCAGCTATATCTCGACTATTTATGGgccgatcggggcgtggcatgtcttttcgtgaccgggagagtcctgccaaccgattggcaccagaaaaaaggacatcgaTTTcctcacgattttcgcaaaaaatcatgatgtaaccatcattgaatttgccaaaaatcggcctcattttcgaagtcgagattTCGATGCCGATCGACAGGCTGGaccctcgcgatcctgggagagtCATTCCTtcgccgatctggccctatttgtctgagatatagccttgcAAAAATTCTGATTTTCACACCATTAAAATGATGGtttcttctgcacgctatatctcggctatttatgggccgatcggggcgtggcatgtcttttcgtgaccgggagagtcctgccaaccgattggcaccagaaaaaaggacatcgaTTTcctcacgattttcgcaaaaaatcatgatgtaaccatcattaaatttgccaaaaatcggcctcattttcgaagtcgagattTCGATGCCGATCGACAGGCTGGaccctcgcgatcctgggagagtCGGTCCTTGACCGATCTGGCCccatttgtctgagatatagccttgcAAAAATTCTGATTTTCACACCATTAAAATGATGGtttcttctgcacgctatatctcggctatttatgggccgatcggggcgtggcatgtcttttcgtgaccgggagagtcctgccaaccgattggcaccagaaaaaaggacatcgaTTTcctcacgattttcgcaaaaaatcatgatgtaaccatcattgaatttgccaaaaatcggcctcattttcaaaGTCGAGATTTCGATGCCGATCGACAGGCTGGaccctcgcgatcctgggagagtCAGTCCTTGACCGATCTGGTCccatttgtctgagatatagccttgcAAAGATTCTGATTTTCACACCATTAAAATGATGGtttcttctgcacgctatatctggGATAAACAGCGGCCGATCGGGGTCCGGCATGTCTTTTCGTgaccgggagagtcctgccaccAGATTGGcaccagaaaaaaggacatcgaTTTcctcacgattttcgcaaaaaatcatgatgtaaccatcattgaatttgccaaaaatcggcaTCATTTTCAAAGTCGAGATTTCGATGCCGATCGACAGGCTGGaccctcgcgatcctgggagagtCAGTCCTTGACCGATCTGGTCccatttgtctgagatatagccttgcAAAGATTCTGATTTTCACACCATTAAAATGATGGTTTCTTCTGCACGCTTTATCTGGGATAAACAGCGGCCGATCGGGGTCCGGCATGTCTTTTCGTGtccgggagagtcctgccaaccgattggcaccagaaaaaaggacatcgaTTTcctcacgattttcgcaaaaaatcatgatgtaaccatcattgaatttgccaaaaatcggcaTCATTTTCAAAGTCGAGATTTCGATGCCGATCGACAGGCTGGaccctcgcgatcctgggagagtCGGTCCTTGACCGATCTGGCCccatttgtctgagatatagccttgcAAAGATTCTGATTTTCACACCATTAAAATGATGGtttcttctgcacgctatatagATCCTTTGGGAAGGCCCCAAACAATCCCACCCAGTCATATATCCTGATTCTTCGCAAGgatgattttttttttcaatagtTTTATTCATCAAAACTTAGCTTAGTATAAATAAATGAACAAGCGGAAACAATTTGTATCTACTATCTAAATGAATGGAATTCCATATCCTTAATCTTAACAACAACAAGATCTATCTAGAGTCTAGTAGCCCGCATAGCTCCTCCCTTGGTTGCCATAGTCTAAGTCCTTGTTTTCGATGGCCAGGTCGAAGGATGACGATGGATTGCTTCGGATCTTGCAAGGGGTGTGCTTCTGTCTTGCTGGGATAAGATTCTCTCTGTCTGGAATAGGACTCAGTCTGTCTCGAATACGCCTCGGTAATGCTTGGATAGGTCTCCGTCTGGTGGGGCGCAATCGGATAGTCGTATCAGGCTTGTGGCAAAGCGTTGGGTACATAAGTCCTCTGTGAAGGaagatatattttaaaataaatccaTAATTATATACTTATTCACTCACGCGTCTCGATGCTAAATCCCAGCGTTTGATTCAGCGGTAAATGAAAAAGGGGTTGCTGATATTATTTCCTGTGGGCGTGAACTGGTCACTGGTCCCTGCTGCAGTGGACGGGACGCCACATTGTCGACTCAGCGACACAGCAGCGATATCATGGCTATGGCTTGCAGCTGGACAGCCAGTGGCTGTCACAGTCCAGCTAGGTGCAGATCCTTTGGGCCTCCATAGTGGACGAGGAGCTACCGCAGATTCACTGGCGGTGGCGGTAACGACGGCGAGCGGACTGGAAAGGTGAAGAAAACAGCGTGGGACCATATAGTATTTATGTTTAAACTAACATTTTTTACTTATACACACTTTGCCCCTAGAATGTATTAATGGACTTACTCTAATGTGAagttacatatgtatgaaatTTATTATATCCTGTCATTATAATCGTATATTCTGCATTAAGCAATATTAGCATCTAAAACATATACAAAATAAACGTCTTTCTGATATTGTGCGGCAAGCGTCGTCAAAAAGTCCTAACTCAAAAAAGGCTGTTCCAAAAACTACATAGTCTGTCATTTGTGGACAGCCGTAAACCCTATACATACATGCAGAATGTGAAAGTTCCAGAAATTTCGTTTGCGACATGTTCggtgtatgaactggcacatctacatactgtatggttagtggtggAGCGAATATCAGGGTAACCGTTTACAGTAATTTTAAtacttttcggtattttttgaGGTCAAAATTGAACCGacggtatatcggtatattTTGTCAATCTATTAGATTTAATTGTTAAAGGTATAtagaaatacaataaaagcaagttttaagaataagccagtcaagtaaaaaattgattcactaatcggataaaattatgtgggcatggctaaatgttctatatagctagtaatattccacggaatatcaaaaacgaggaatatgtaaaatagaacttgaattcaaCAGtctatttacggtatattttttaaatgagacggtatattttagtATATATCTGAGgatcggacggtatattttagcgataaatccgcggtcacactgtcCCCAATGGCATTGCTAAATGTTTCAAACAACAAATTCGTTAATTTAGTGAATATAGATATATGCGGGCGGAGTGTTTTTAATGTTAGCAATGCGGCTTGAATGACGACGacttgaaaatacaaaaaaaaaacagcgaAAGCCGCGACAACAACGAAGCGGTAATAGAATGTGCGTGTTTACAATAATTGTCAGTGTTTTGTTGCCTTTTAcatgcttttgttttgtttttaatgTTTATAACAAATCAATGATTTGTTAAATGTGTAGTGTGGTAGAGTTTCTTATCTAAATTCTTGGCAAGCCGCAAAATTATTGATTTTTACTGAATGCCTCTGCCAAAATGCAAtttacatacacacacacgaacgCCCACATCCCTCACCCTTCCTTCTTCCGCCCAAGGTATACCACTAAAAGGTAAGGCAGTCCGAGAGAACAGCCCTAACCGGCTTCAGTTGCGTTTGTTGTGTgtgggagagaaagagagggcaAACAAATTATGCCACCCAAAGAGCCGGGACTCCCTTACCATAGTATTAGTAT contains:
- the LOC108165430 gene encoding vesicle-associated membrane protein-associated protein B codes for the protein MAKNIADIIAHEPADAFIFKGPFDKTFKRTLVIRSLTDKDVAFKMKTTSPELFCVRPNVGILSAKSSVNIKIYMQPTTLSLTPNLFEKRHKFLILASEVTDHVADVHQFFRGLDPTNVWEGRVRCELTNNLDASIRHTAGGETTEVSERVYDALAAIKLELQDNDILQKRVASLEKVRQDLTQEIKELRDPTQKGKKVSKLLRRRSPNRYMFLAGLLIVGAIIFFGTYGNAMLKLFEQAF